The Loxodonta africana isolate mLoxAfr1 chromosome 18, mLoxAfr1.hap2, whole genome shotgun sequence genome includes the window CCCTGGCTCCGCCCCCCAGGCTGTGAGAGGCCTGAGCTTGAGCGCTGGAGCTGACCGTGAAGGCAACAGTCAGGGGCCGAATGGGATTGGGTTCGGAGCAGACAGAGATGAAGTGCAAAGGTGAGGTAGTGATTTATCAGTGGAGAGGGCTTCCTGCCTCAGGGTTTTACCGGGACTCTTAGTATCATCTCTAGGAGCCAGAGCAGGTCTGTGGCCTATACTCCTTGATGCTCCTACCTGTACCCAGGTGAGACCTATGGGTGCTGATTGGGTGTCCCTCACTTTCAAATCCGAGAGTGTGCAATGTTGCCACACTGACAGGAATACGTGGCCTTTATCTTCCTTCTGCAAGAAGGGTTGGGAAGGCCTCCAGGGTGGATTGGCATTGACACTGGGGGTGGTGCCCATCTGCCCTCTCTGGTAGGGCACAATAGGTGGTGCAGGCCTGACCTGTCAGAGGCAGGTactggcaggcaggcaggagcCAGGCAGAGAGCAGCAGGTTGTGGCAGGTATAACTGGGGTGAGGAGATACTAGGAGATAGTAGTCTTAGGAGCACAAGGGCACCTCTACCCAGCTGGCAGCAGGAAGAACCAACACCGTGGAGATGGGTGATAAGCCCCTCAACTGCCAATCAATATCACCCGGCATAGTACCAGAGAGCCCAGAGCTTACATAGCCATGGAGTAGTAAAAGTAGTACAAATTTCCACTTCAAACGGTCCTTATTCTTGATGCCTACATCAAGAACATTCTGTCCCCAAGGGTACACTGCCTCCAGAAGGAGGAGGATATAGACACACTCGGTGTGAGCACATTCAGGTTATGATTACAAGGTGGGGGAGTGGCACCAGGTTCCGGATGGGTTGAGGTTCCTTGGACAATGCCCCACCCCTGTTTACTGTGCACCGACCTGGCAAGGGCAAGAATGCTAAAGACTGGGAGTGGTGGTAGAACTGAATAGGGTGTGTACTACACATGTGTCACTGTGTGTGCATATTTGGTCCCATATATGTTAGAATGTGTTCACAGAAATAGAGCTTTGCACACCCATGTCTGTGGCTTTAGAGAAGGAACATTAAAAAGAGAGAGCACAATTTTGGCTAAGAAGCTAGACTGCAGGTCTGAGTATTGGACACCCTAGCACCCCCAGGTCAAAAGGGGAACTGGTTGGATGGCTTGCAGCACCCCAGGTAGTGTTTTATGAACCGAATGGAGAGGGGAGGGCTCCTCTCCCAGCACATGCCACAGTTACCAGATTAAGCCCGTTGCCTTGGTAACCTCCTCTCTGGGCAGGATTTGGGATTGTCGGTTAGGAAGGGTGAAGAACTGGGGAGGAGTATGAAGGGTGTGGGGCGTGGAAACAAAATGGGCAGAGACCTGGAAACTGGAAATGTGGGCAACAGGACTCCAGCACCCCTCCAATTACTCAAGAGCATCAGGCTGAGACTAAGTTCAAGACCTTGAACCAGGGAGGAAAGCCAGCCCCAGTCCTGGTCCTCCTCGAGCAGCAGTGGTCCTCATCCTGATACACAATGGAGTCACCGGGTACGTTTCAAAAAATAGATGCCCTGGCCACACCCCACAACAATAAAATCACATCTCTAAGGTGGGACCAAGGCatatgatattttttaaaagtagccCAGGTTATTCTAACAGCCATGGTTTAGGATCACTGCCCTAGGGACAACCCAACCCATCTGGGCTGCAGATGCTGGAGACAACTTTGGAGTCCGCACTATTCTGAGTACCAAGATAGCAGGCTTGTGTGCTGACCCTGAGGGGAAAGAGGGTTGGCAGAGCATCAGCACTGAATCAtggaagaaataaagagaaagaagtTGGTGTGAATAACTGTGAAAAGATGGGGGCAAAAAGCTTTAACGGAGAGCTCAGCCCATGGGCTTCTAGATTAGGCAACTGCAAGGTTCCTTAAGGCAGATCTGTTACTGCCTCTTACACTCCCCTCCTTTCTGCCCATCGGGAGGCCGGCTGGGAGGGCAGAGAACCTAGGGGCTTTGCTGAGCTTGAGTTTCTTCTTGCTGAGCTGGTTACCAGGGCAACGAGAGAGCAATGGGATCTAACTGCAGGGCTGAGGAAAGAAGAGGTAGGGGTGAAGGGAAAGCATCTCTTATACTCTCACCCCCAAGGCTGACTGCTATTGTTTGCATGACCCCAGGAAGCAGGCCCATAGTTACCCATCACCCTTTGGGGGAGGAGAGGGGTAGCAGTCTGACAAGATTTAAAGAGATGGAATTAGAGATGGGGTCAGGAGAGATATGGTCCTCTAGTTCTAACAGTAGCAGGGGTGTGGGGGAGTTTCATCCATCATTTTAAAATGCACAGGATGCCTCTGCCCTCAGTGTGAGAATCCCTGGGACCTAAAAACAGATGCTGCCAGCTCCACTTTAAACTCAACTGCTCTTCTACATCAGTGGATAGCCCCTGTAGTAACCTCCACCCcatccagggcctggaggatgaaAGTCAACTCAAAGCTGGGCACTAATCACCCTGTGTGCACTGGGGCCAAGTGGCCTAGGTAAATGGCAGCACAAACCATGCTGGTGGCTTTCCCATTTCCCCTACCCTTTTTTTCTAGGAGTAAGATTGACAGGAACCTCTCCCTTAGATTGCGGCTCTTGATACTTCAATGCCAGACACCTTTACTTTTCAAGCAGAAAGATGGCTATCTGTGCCTCTCTCTCACCCAGGACCTGGTacagttgtgttgacatttggtGGTGCATTACCCTGGCAAACTTACCTGCTGAACACATGAGGCATAAAGGGACACCAGACATTGAGTGAGCAGCATCTCACTAGTTTTTGTGCCCCCAATACTTTGTCTGAGGGGCTCCATGACATCCTGGTGTCTATTTGGTAATGTGGCTAGGGAAGATAACTGGTGGGGAGTACATACACACTTAAAGCTTCACAGGGGTTcctcacctctctgggcttccATTTCAGAAGTCTGAGCTGGCTCAAGCTGTAACTCTGGGGTGGGGGGATGATTAATAAGTCCCCACCCTTCCCTTCCATCAAGACCCATGCAAAACACTGAGAAGGGAGTCAAGTTTAGTCTAAATTTTATTTCCAAGTCACAATGCTGATCACAAATGTGCATCCTttaaaacagtaacaacaacaacagcaaaacaaccccctcccccccagaaaaaaaaaaaaacacactggaGAAATCCTTGCAACTAAACACAGGGGACTGAGAGAGGTAACTGTCACAGTGTCTTAAGGTCTGGGAATCTGGGCATGCTGCCCACAGGCTTGAGGAGACATCTTCAGGTTTAAGGCAAAGGGAACAGCCTACAAAAGGCACGACCACCAATTACCCCCAGAAcaatcttaagtttttttttctctttgggggTTACAGCTTGAGTgcctctctccctccacacccCACACCTGTGACTCAGACTGGTTAGGCCAGCTGCCCAAGAGAAGGAACAGATAAACAGAGAGTGACATTACTGGGGAAGAGACACAGATCCCACCTTCTCCTTCAGGTTCTGTAACAGGACGGGAACGGCAGCCAAGTTAACCCAGTAGACACATGTGCTACAGTATGGGAACCTCTTCCGCGGAGCCACGGAtagggaaggaaggggaaaagCCCTTGCTCAGAGGGTGACTGGGTTCCTTAGGCCTTAAGCCCAGGTATGGTACCTACTTCTGTTTGCAAGGACAGGAGTAGCATCTGAGGGGAAATAAGGTATTATCATCTAAAACACTTGCAGCAGGAAAGACGTGGAGAAAAGCAATTGCAAAGCAGAAGGTAGAGAGCTTTCTGGATACTACGTGCCTCTAGAGAGATGCATTGGTCCACAGCAACTGAAAAGGAGTAGTAGTAGGAGGGATGGAAAGAGGAGAAGCAGGGCCCTCTATTTCCACTTACCTCAAAGACTGAGCCCTGAGGAATGTGTGAATACAAACCCCTAATATACAAAAGGCTCTTCGCTCCATCCTCCCTTTCTCACAAAAGCACCTGGTTTACCATCTCTCCCCACAGCAGAGACTGTGTCCTCGGTAGAGGACTGAACACCACCAGAGCACAAGGACTGATGGAAGCTCAGAAAGGAGGGCTCTTACCCACCCACTTTAAATTTTTTCCACAATGTGACACTCTGCAGACAGCTATGCTTCCATAAGGTTAGAGAAGTTAAGTGAATCCAAGTAtggaggaaaataataaaagccaACCAAAACTGAAAGGCCAGTCCTTTGAGGACCTGGTGGGGGAGGGCTGGCTGGCACAGTCTCAGTTATCTGGGATGTAGAGAAGGGCCAAAAAGGGAACCCAGAGGAGCCAGCAAACCAGCAGAATGAATTTGTTTCACTCAAAGACAAGAGAGcaaaaagcagagagaaaaagaaaacactaaaatAATATTAACTTAAGAACAGCTAGCCAGGCTTTACAAATGAACATTcttacaaaacaaaactgaaaggaGCTTTCCTGGGAGCAGAAAACATGTGAATTTCCTGGGAGAAAGTAAAGAAGAGCAAAAGATGCGGGCTTCTAGATCTAGACTCAGAAGCCTAGGCTGTCTGGATCTCTCCTCCCCTAAGCTCAGCCAATCCAAGTGAAGAGTAGAGGTGGGAGGGGGTCTTCTTGCTACTCCCTCTTTTCAGCAGAGCCTGGCATCAGAGGAAGGCAGGGGTCCTCCTCCTTTAGCCGCTCGCTGATGGGAGCCACCCTGTATCTTTGAAGTCCTCTTGGTCATAGACAACCAGCTGTATTTCTCTTCTCTGCTGAGCTCTTAGCTCTGTAGTTCTGAGAGGGGTGAGGAAAAAGGATGAACCACCGAAGTGTTAGTGGACCTTTTGGCATTTACAAGCTGTTTTGAGAAAGCCACAATTTCCAGAGAATTTGTCTTAAAGcaatgtccttaaaaaaaaaatccatagacttTCTCTTTGATCTTCAGAATCAGTCTGCTTTAACACCTTAAATTCAGACATCCCCTTTCCTTATTAAGTTAGACTACTTCCTGTATTTTTTCCTCGCAGTTTCCCAAATGAAATTCTGCCAAGTTAACAACGGTTTCTACTTTAACCCTGCCcaatgcataaataaaacaaagaatctaGCAAATTTTGGGACTCCTTTAAGCCTCCCCTGAGCCATCCCATGATTACAACTTAAATCATCAATTAGGTGATTCTGTTTACTTGTTAAGCAAGTTAAGGAGGAGTATTAATGTTACAAAACACATAGTAAGTTATGTACTTACTTTTATATGATGTTAGATTTAAAATATTCACAAACTCAAATTAACTGGAACCCCTGCTTACAACCTGAAATAATAAAGTTGGAATATATCATCAGGTCATACAGAAAAGACGGTTTTCCATAGAAATACAcccagaagaggaaagaaattctCTAGGAAAAGGAAAGCCCACTGATGTAGGATGTGCCTTGAGTATGGCAAGGGGCTCTCATACCTCAGGGGGTGGGGGCTTGATGGTGACTGGCTGGGGAGTCCTTCGGGGTGGGGAAGGCTTTGGCTGCACCTGCTGCTGGGCGGGGTTATAGTAGGTCACGCCTCCATATACCTGTGATGGGGCCTGGGACCCCACAAGccagaagaaaaatgaggaattaACTTGTCCAAACTATGATGAACAGGAAACATTATTTAGTTGTAAAAAGAATAGTATTAGGGAATACTTCATTTTAAGATCTCTAAGCTGCCCCCTTTTAAAATAAAACGACTATTCCTTTCTGCCTTAATATGGCATGCTGATTCCTACTTCTAAGTACTGCCCAGCTTTCTCTAATTCCTACCATCAACTGACAAATAGAAGTGGCTGAGCTCAGTGGTGACACTCCAAATAACAGGGGTTAGCCTGTTGGGAGTTAATCAGGACAGAGGTAGGGCAGGCAAGGAGGAAAATACAGCTTCTTTATGCAGCTGAATAAATAGATGAACAAAACACTTGAATAAAATATCATTAAAGAAACTGAAGTGAATAAACAGATGATGAGCATTACACAAGCTGCATTTCCAGCTCCTGACCACCAAGAGGCGTCCTGGTGCCACATGCAAATCAATGGCACTAAAATGTTCTCCCAAATTCCTTTAGCATTCTCTCTATACCCtatgttcctgtattatttaaggaatattttttttttatgtacctaGAAAGATCTGCTCATTAGCCATCTCACCTGTGTATTTGGATATAGatgaggtggtggtgggggaggcaGTGCCCCTGGAGCATAAGGGTAACTGGGATTACCAAAGTTCATGACGCCTGGAGCAGAAAAGTAAGTAGGAGCAAGCAATTGCTGCGGTGGTGGCTGTCCTGGAGACATGGACACTGGTGGGGGATAGAGGCCCGGATTGGGCAGAGGTGCAGGTGTCTGGTGAGGATGTAAACCTGGACAAGGGGAAGAACACAAAATTTGAAATAGAAGATAACAGCATTTCCATGGGATGGTCTGGCTGGACTGCTCAAACAGGCTCAGGATGGAACTCCTGAGGATCGACCCAAGAGGAGTTTCTGTCGCCCAAGAAGCCAGTCTCTCAGGCGAGCAGCACAGAGCTCAGGTGGATGGGGTTTATAAAGCTCCCAACACACATCCTCACATACTAGAAGCATACAAGCAGTGGGGCAAAACCTACCTGGGTGGGGAAGGTGCATTTCTGGCTGCACAATCATGCCCTGAGGAGGCAGTGAGGCAGGGCTGTCACCATGGGTATAGATTGGTCCTTGGAACTGCACTGTAAGACATCACATTGGGACTCTCAGAAACTCTCACTCTTCAAATCACACAGACAAGTCTCCTTTAAAAGGGTCCCCCCAAACCCTTTAAATTTTTCACGTGAAGAAAACTGCAACCAGACAATGTTTGGTAACCACTGAGAAGTCTGAAGGGAAATTACACTTACATGGATCATAGTAATGACCCTCCATGATACTGATATGCACAGGGGGTGCAGGGGGTTCTGGCACAGGTCTTTGCCGCTGCGATGAATAACGTTTGGCCCGACCACCTTGGACACCCTGAGGTAAAGATAAAGGTCTTCAGATGCTGCAAAAACACTTAAGCTTGGTACATGGCAGATTTTAATAAGTATTTGTAAAGTGAACTGAAAAATTCAACAGAAGGCAAAATTTGTTAACTTGAACCTAAACCCTCTATATTTCTGAGATCCAAATTAAAAGATGGGTAATCAATAGGAAAATTGACTTCGAGGTCTTATCTTGGTTAAAGAATGAATATGCTGTGACACGCAGCCCCTTCCctgtctccccctttcccttctgTACCATTTCTTCCATCCGGTTAAACTGAGGTGGTGGTCCTGCACCCATATGGAGGTGGTTGGGCATACCTGTAATACACCAAAAAGTCACTGGTGAAGAGGAAACAGACATGAGTGCGACACAAAGCTGCCATCCAGAAAATGACAGGCTGTAAGAATCCAACATGGGAAATGGCTTTCTCCTTTTAAACTACCAAAATACCTTTTAAACTATGTCTGCTTCCTGTCAACACCAATATTTGGATATTTGCCCCCACAGCCCACCACCTTAACACAGCAATAAAGTCCTTGACCAGccacactgaaaaagaaaatgactcCAATGAGAAAACCCATATTCAAATTTCTCCCACCAAATATGTCACTGTATAGAATCCCTGGGAGGTTGTAACTGGCACATTGTAGTATCAAACACAGTGAAAAACTCTCAGCCCCAGGGTTTCTAAGCAACAATTAGGCTGGGGAGTGATGGATCTGTAAATCTATCTGATCACATCCTGTTTACAGAGATCTGGGCTGGGAAGTTTGGGGAGAGAGTCCCATCTGATAAAAAATGATTTAGGATAAAAAGGAATGTTCTAGAGACTGTCTTCCTGTGGTATATCAATAAGAGGTGCACTCCATCATCCAGCGATCAACTCCAGGTCTAGTTTTGGCTGCACTGGTTTTTGTTCAAAAATCACTCCTACCAGAGAACGATGCTGAAACTCCCAGTCTTTAAGAGAACCAAGTCTCTAAAGCTATGCTGTCCAATGTGACAGCCACAAGACACATATGGATTTTAATTAAacattcagttccttagtcactgTGGCCACATTTCAAATGTTCACAGGTCATTTGCACACTCCCATCATTCCAGAAAGCTCTACTGGGCAACGCTGCTCTAGAAGAGTAAGAAAATTAGAGAAGTCTTCTTTCAAAAAGATTAGAAAAGATCCTGACCCACATTCAAATAAGTTTTTGCCCTCAAACATTTAACCTTTAGCTCAACTAATAAGAACACTATCACCTTCTGCTTTTTCTACAGAGTGATAAAAGATTCTGTACTCAGCTCAATACTGCTGACTGATCAGTTAATAGTAGGAGCAAAGTAGTGGGACAGTCTTGGGTAGCAAGTCAAACTGTCTAAGGACTTTGGATGAATATACGTATGAATAGCTCTCCTCACAGTTAATAAAAAGGCAGATGTTTCTCAGATACCCCATCCCAGAGAGAAACAAGGCCCATGCCCCTAAACCTAATGAAACAGTGGGAAGAAGGGTAGCTACCTACCCCGAAGTTCCCGAGGCTGCAGGAATGAAGACTGCCCTGGAGTCCAATTCTGTTCTGTGATACTTAGTTGTGCCACATCTTGCTCAAGTCCACCTGTAGTAGAATCCACTGGCGCCTCCCAGTTTCCAGTCTTAGCAGGTGGAGGAGGAGTAGTTTCTGGGATAGGAGGTGCCGGGGTCAGCCCCTCAGGCGGAGGGGGCAACTCTTCCGCAATCTTGACTGCATCTCCAGCTTTAGTTCTGGTTCTTCTTGCCCGGGAATAGGATTTCTTCTCAATGGGCCTGTCAGGGGCCGGTGGTGCAACGTCAGGAGCAGGAGCTGGTGTCTCTGAGGCTGCCTCTTCCTTCTCAAGACTGCCATGCACTTGAGCATCTGTTTCTGGGGACGGATCCCTCACAGGAGTCTGCTCTAGCCGCCGCGATCGGTAACTAGTCTCATGCTTTGTAGTCTCACCAGACCTGCCACCATGTGGCCCACCAGCCTCCGTAGGCCTAAAACCAGCACGACCTTCCTTGAAGCCCCCAGAGCGAGAGTAATTCCTGGGTGTAGACATACGGCCAGTACCTGCAGCGTTCCTATTAATAAATGTCCTTGGTGACAGGGCGCCCCCAGGACCCTGGTGGCGATGGGACTTGTTTGGCCGCTCACCAATCCAGTTTGGATCTCTTTGTGGAGGACTCCCAAATCTAAAAAAGGGGGATGAAGAAAGTcttaataaaataacaaaaggGGCCACCAGAGATATAAACTGAGGGCTAGGGAGGACTTTCCATATCCCTTACCCATTCAATTATTGGCTGGAACGGAGTGAGAAAAGCAGGGGAGTTCTTCCTAAAAATATCTACAAGCTAGGCTCCGAAATTTCTTTACCTGGGTTTCCGAATTCTTCGGGGTTTGATGTCATCAGGATTGTGAGCTGAGCGAATGTCATAGCCATAAAGAGCAATGAGCTCCTGTCGGGACTTCGGAGCCTGTTCATCCTCCCGGAACTTGTCATGCTCCCAGCGACCCTCATCCTTCCAAAGCTTTCGCTGACGTCCTTTGGGTCTGGACAAAATCAAggacaaaaggttggcagaagCTGCCAAGAAGAGATATTCATGAACCAAACAGGGCCAGGGAGAGAGACATGAGAACCTTGTGTAGTCTCCtcaacttctcagattatacAAAATTGGCCCCCCAAAGCAAGAGTGAATCCTAACATCTCCAGGCCTGCTAGGCTCTTATGCAACAGGAATGAAACATTTGGCATCTCCTatataggggtcgctatgaatcggaatcgactcgatggcactgggtttgttttttttttttttataaggtatCCTATGCAAGTACCTCATATCTCAGAGGCTCTGAGCTTCAGATTAAGGAAGGCAGTTGAAGTATGACGATTTTAAGAGCGCAGGTTCTGGACACATACAGCTAGGATATGGATCCCAGCTCCTCACCAAGAATTACCAAATAATTTAAGCTTCGCTTTCTCCTCATCTGTACAAGAGATAATCATAAGACTGACCTCAAAATGTTCTGAGTAGTAAATGAGGTAATACaagtaaagcacttagcatagtgccCGGCATACAGTAAGTAGTAAATACCTCCTAGAAATTAGTAGCAGCAGCAAGTGGCTGTTACCTGACTTCCTCCTCCTGAGTTTGCCCTCGAAGATCATGCTCAAAGAAAAGCCCTTTCCGGGGTATGTATGCTGGATTCTTCCGATCCTCGTCATCATCCAAATGCTTAGGGCCCTTCTTAGCCAGTTTGTTCTCCACAGGCTCTGTGCTCTCCTGAAGAAGATAGAAAGGGCTCCTAACTCCACCCAAGACTGAGAGCCTCAATTACAGCTCTAAGGCAGGGGGCTTCAGTGGGTACCAACCTGTCCATCCCCGCTCTGCCTCTCTCCAGTGACAGTGCCTTTggcatcaggcttttcttctcccttctcctCTTTTGCTGAAGAATTAGCAGCATCATTGGCTTCTGATTTCAGCTCTACTTTGGAGTTTTCGTCTTCACTATATTCCCCTTCTTCACCCTGAAAAAAGTTTCCATGCCAGCTATGAAGGGGATATCTGAATGATACATTTTAACTTTCCATTCTTTAGGCAAATACTTTCTGACAAACTTTTACTACAACCCAGACATTAAAAGCAAGCATATACTATTCTTTTACTCAAATTTTTAGAAGGggcatgctttaaaaaaaaaaaaaaaaaaaaagcacatttaaaaaatacatacacacacacacacacaaattcaccactcatctatcagtctgtcatactgtggtggcctgcatgttgctgtgatgctagacgCTATGCCACAGCTatttcaataccagcagggtcacccacagtgaacAAGTTCCaccggagcttccaggctaagacagattagggAGAAGTACCTggcggcctacttctgaaaaaactggccagtgaaaatcttatgaatagcaatgaactttgtctgatataatgTAGGAAGATTagttcctcaggttggaaggcactcaaaaaaaacactactggagaagagctgcctcctcaaaatagagacGACCTTAATGACAGGGATGGAATAACGCTtttgggacattcatttgctgatgtggcgtagCTCAAAATATGAAGCTACgaacagccattaataatcggaatgtgaaatgtaccaagtatgaatctaggacaaCTGAATGTGGTCAAAGATCAACTAGAATGCATAaaaatattctaggcattaacgagctgaaatggactggtactggccattttgaattggactatCGTACGGTCTACAATAACAAGAATGACATAGTGAAggggaatggtgtcacattcctcaaaaagaatgtttcaagacctatcctgtgATAGAATAacatctatatgcctacaaggaaaaccagttaatatgactattacttaaatttacacaccaaccactaatgtcaaagatgaaccaactgaagatttttaccaacttctgcagtctgaaattgatcaaacatacaatcaagatgcattgataaattactggtgattggaatgtgaaagctggaaacaaaggaggcttggaagttggaaaatatggccttggtgatagaagcaacacgggagatcacatgatggaattCTGCAAGACTTAATTCACTCCAATTACCttctttcaacaatataaacgatGACAATACACCTGGGCCTCGCCAGAttgaacacacaggaatcaaactgactacatctgtggaaagagacaatgaaaaagctcaatattatcagtaagaacaagaccagaggccaactgtggaacagatcatcaattgctcatatgcaagttgaagttgaagctgaagaaaattagaacaagttcacaagagccaatgtacgatcttcagtatatcccacctaaacttagaaaccatctcaagaacacatttgatgcactgaacactaatgacccaagaccagatgagttgtaggatgCCGTCAAGGACATTTCTTCATAGAAAGCAAAAAGTTGTTAAGAAGacgagaaagaaaagaccatgatggatgtcagaaaagccTCTGAAACATGTTCTTGAACGTAAAACAGccaaaatgaatggaagaaatgatgaagtaaaagagctggaccggtttcaaagggcagctcaaggcacaaagtattataatgaaatgtgcaaagacccagaatTAGAAATGCAAaggggaagaacaagctcagaatttctcaagctgaaaggactgaagaaaaaactgaagccttgagttgcaatactgaaggactctatgggcaaaaaattgaacagtaCAGGAAAACATCAAAAAATGGCAGGAA containing:
- the CASC3 gene encoding protein CASC3; protein product: MADRRRQRASQDTEDEESGASGSDSGGSPARGGGSCSGSAEGGGSGSFPSQRGGRAGGLYLRRVESGGVKSAGESECESEDGIEGDAVLSDYESAEDSEGEEGEYSEDENSKVELKSEANDAANSSAKEEKGEEKPDAKGTVTGERQSGDGQESTEPVENKLAKKGPKHLDDDEDRKNPAYIPRKGLFFEHDLRGQTQEEEVRPKGRQRKLWKDEGRWEHDKFREDEQAPKSRQELIALYGYDIRSAHNPDDIKPRRIRKPRFGSPPQRDPNWIGERPNKSHRHQGPGGALSPRTFINRNAAGTGRMSTPRNYSRSGGFKEGRAGFRPTEAGGPHGGRSGETTKHETSYRSRRLEQTPVRDPSPETDAQVHGSLEKEEAASETPAPAPDVAPPAPDRPIEKKSYSRARRTRTKAGDAVKIAEELPPPPEGLTPAPPIPETTPPPPAKTGNWEAPVDSTTGGLEQDVAQLSITEQNWTPGQSSFLQPRELRGMPNHLHMGAGPPPQFNRMEEMGVQGGRAKRYSSQRQRPVPEPPAPPVHISIMEGHYYDPLQFQGPIYTHGDSPASLPPQGMIVQPEMHLPHPGLHPHQTPAPLPNPGLYPPPVSMSPGQPPPQQLLAPTYFSAPGVMNFGNPSYPYAPGALPPPPPPHLYPNTQAPSQVYGGVTYYNPAQQQVQPKPSPPRRTPQPVTIKPPPPEVVSRGSS